A genomic segment from Streptomyces antibioticus encodes:
- a CDS encoding ATP-binding protein, which produces MKRQARGSGPTAIAHTSATRRNVEDDDEAGAVERASRLSRRLGRADLRAVPEARRALRELLQGWGKPGRSETAELLTSELVTNALVHTDRDAVLTATVSPAGLRVEVRDFVGRRPRPRVPIADDGTHGRGLILVQALADAWGVRPHGVGKSVWFELGAGAA; this is translated from the coding sequence ATGAAGAGGCAGGCACGAGGCAGCGGTCCGACGGCGATCGCGCACACCTCGGCGACAAGGCGGAACGTGGAGGACGACGACGAAGCCGGCGCCGTGGAGCGGGCGTCGCGGCTCAGCCGCAGGCTCGGGCGGGCGGATCTGCGGGCGGTGCCCGAGGCGCGCCGCGCCCTGCGCGAGCTGTTGCAGGGCTGGGGCAAGCCCGGCCGTTCCGAGACGGCCGAACTGCTCACCAGCGAACTGGTCACCAACGCGCTCGTCCACACGGACCGGGACGCGGTGCTGACGGCCACCGTGTCACCGGCCGGACTCCGGGTGGAGGTACGGGACTTCGTGGGCCGCCGGCCGCGGCCGCGCGTGCCGATCGCCGACGACGGCACGCACGGCCGCGGTCTGATCCTGGTGCAGGCCCTCGCGGACGCCTGGGGCGTACGGCCGCACGGCGTCGGGAAGTCCGTGTGGTTCGAGCTGGGCGCCGGAGCGGCGTAG
- a CDS encoding GntR family transcriptional regulator, whose translation MKQGTQGAAAPGIPGIPRDGAGRARVPAQARTSPAGDADRERCEPPGAVRGEHTHSEIPIPHPALPRPVVQRASVRGQILDALRTALVAGDLRPGEVYSAPVLGERFGVSATPVREAMQQLALEGAVEVVPNRGFRVVVRGVRELAELAEVRALIEVPVMLRLARTVPAERWADLRPLAEATARAAASGCRATYAEADRVFHRAVLTLSGNEQLVGIAEDLHRRSQWPLTNVPTRRDRADLLADATEHLALLDALTTGDQETARTLIQTHFTATA comes from the coding sequence GTGAAGCAGGGCACGCAGGGCGCCGCCGCTCCGGGAATCCCCGGCATCCCCCGCGACGGGGCCGGGCGGGCGCGGGTTCCGGCGCAGGCGCGGACGTCGCCCGCCGGGGACGCGGACCGGGAGCGGTGCGAGCCGCCGGGGGCCGTGCGCGGCGAGCACACCCACAGCGAGATCCCGATCCCGCACCCGGCGCTGCCGCGTCCTGTCGTCCAGCGGGCCTCCGTGCGCGGCCAGATCCTCGACGCGCTGCGCACCGCGCTGGTCGCGGGGGACCTGCGGCCCGGCGAGGTCTACTCGGCGCCGGTGCTCGGCGAGCGCTTCGGGGTCTCCGCGACGCCGGTCCGCGAGGCGATGCAGCAGCTCGCGCTGGAGGGCGCGGTCGAGGTCGTGCCCAACCGGGGGTTCCGGGTCGTGGTGCGCGGCGTACGCGAACTCGCCGAACTCGCCGAGGTGCGGGCGCTGATCGAGGTACCGGTGATGCTCCGGCTCGCGCGGACGGTGCCGGCCGAGCGGTGGGCGGACCTGCGGCCCCTCGCGGAGGCGACGGCGCGCGCGGCGGCGAGCGGCTGCCGGGCCACGTACGCGGAGGCCGACCGGGTCTTCCACCGCGCCGTGCTCACCCTCTCGGGCAACGAGCAGCTCGTCGGCATCGCGGAGGACCTGCACCGGCGCTCCCAGTGGCCCCTCACGAACGTCCCCACCCGCCGTGACCGCGCCGACCTCCTCGCCGACGCCACGGAACACCTGGCCCTCCTCGACGCCCTCACCACCGGCGACCAGGAAACGGCCCGCACGCTGATCCAGACCCACTTCACGGCGACGGCCTGA
- a CDS encoding DUF2637 domain-containing protein, translating into MRLTDISLNWLLPGAVLLLGMLAAVAVLRRGKNSSGKDTSSDDSWERSEERRRRKEAVYGIASYVLLFCCAAVAAALSYRGLVGFGRENLSLSGGWEYLVPFGLDGAAMFCSVLAVREASHGDAALGSRILVWTFAGAAAWFNWVHAPRGLGHDGAPQFFAGMSLSAAVLFDRALKQTRRAALREQGLVPRPLPQIRVVRWVRAPRETYRAWSLMLLEGVRSLDEAVEEVRDDKARKEEAKLRRREQQRVERAQLKAISRGHGRWPGRGGGGGGGARQLEAQATLERATAERVPAEPAIANSAEQLPVRNRPSLQPVRQSSDPLTVDLTAEDDTMALPRLDSLERKLKDLEQQFG; encoded by the coding sequence ATGAGACTGACCGACATATCGCTGAACTGGCTGCTTCCGGGCGCCGTACTGCTCCTGGGCATGCTGGCGGCGGTGGCGGTGCTCAGGCGCGGCAAGAACTCCTCGGGGAAGGACACGAGTTCGGACGACTCGTGGGAGCGCAGCGAGGAGCGCCGCAGGCGCAAGGAAGCGGTCTACGGCATCGCCTCCTATGTATTGCTGTTCTGCTGTGCGGCCGTCGCGGCCGCGCTCTCCTACCGAGGACTCGTCGGCTTCGGCCGCGAGAACCTGAGCCTCTCCGGCGGCTGGGAGTACCTCGTGCCGTTCGGCCTGGACGGGGCGGCCATGTTCTGCTCCGTCCTCGCGGTGCGCGAGGCCAGCCACGGTGACGCGGCGCTCGGCTCCCGGATACTGGTGTGGACGTTCGCGGGCGCCGCGGCCTGGTTCAACTGGGTGCACGCGCCCAGGGGCCTCGGGCACGACGGCGCGCCGCAGTTCTTCGCGGGCATGTCCCTGTCCGCCGCGGTGCTCTTCGACCGCGCGCTGAAGCAGACCCGTCGCGCCGCGCTGCGCGAGCAGGGCCTGGTCCCGCGTCCGCTGCCGCAGATCCGAGTGGTGCGCTGGGTGCGGGCCCCCCGTGAGACCTACAGGGCCTGGTCCCTGATGCTCCTGGAGGGCGTGCGCAGCCTGGACGAGGCCGTCGAGGAGGTCCGCGACGACAAGGCCCGCAAGGAGGAGGCCAAGCTGCGCCGCCGTGAGCAGCAGCGCGTCGAGCGCGCCCAGCTCAAGGCCATCAGCCGTGGCCACGGCCGCTGGCCCGGCCGCGGTGGCGGCGGTGGCGGCGGCGCCCGCCAGCTCGAGGCCCAGGCGACTCTGGAGCGAGCGACCGCCGAACGGGTCCCGGCGGAGCCTGCCATAGCCAACTCGGCCGAGCAGCTCCCGGTGCGCAACCGGCCGTCCCTCCAGCCGGTCCGCCAGAGCTCCGACCCGCTCACCGTCGACCTCACCGCCGAGGACGACACGATGGCCCTGCCGCGGCTCGACTCCCTGGAGCGCAAGCTCAAGGACCTTGAGCAGCAGTTCGGCTGA
- a CDS encoding (2Fe-2S)-binding protein — translation MPTAPSVTAAAYARLTEVLPGLTVTELAPGEPAPRGGGWVSAAALAAGGAELDTFLAWDDDQVVRDYEVRARPDVVASFGLHRYAWPACLLITVPWFLTRRVPRYPVTDVSYDRTGEVMRMAVRPPVSFACLPDDPAAALPGARVVADEEALRAEVREAVAEHHEPILAGFGPRTRRRGRALWGMVTDEIVEGLWYVAELLGPEEQERARRELELLLPGSTRPYVGSAAFRELTAPDGRALPTRDRASCCMFYTVRPEDTCDTCPRTCDADRVAKLTLATAG, via the coding sequence ATGCCCACAGCCCCGTCGGTCACCGCGGCGGCGTACGCCCGTCTCACGGAGGTCCTGCCGGGCCTGACCGTCACGGAGCTGGCGCCCGGCGAGCCCGCTCCCCGGGGCGGCGGCTGGGTCTCGGCGGCCGCGCTCGCGGCGGGCGGCGCGGAGCTGGACACCTTCCTGGCCTGGGACGACGACCAGGTCGTCCGGGACTACGAGGTCCGGGCCCGCCCGGACGTCGTCGCGAGCTTCGGACTGCACCGGTACGCCTGGCCCGCCTGTCTGCTGATCACCGTGCCGTGGTTCCTGACCCGCCGGGTGCCGCGCTACCCCGTGACCGACGTCTCGTACGACCGCACCGGCGAGGTGATGCGGATGGCCGTGCGCCCGCCCGTCTCCTTCGCCTGTCTGCCGGACGACCCGGCGGCGGCGCTGCCCGGCGCCCGGGTGGTCGCGGACGAGGAGGCGCTGCGGGCCGAGGTGCGCGAGGCGGTCGCCGAGCACCACGAACCGATACTGGCCGGCTTCGGGCCGCGCACCCGGCGCCGCGGGCGCGCCCTGTGGGGCATGGTGACGGACGAGATCGTCGAGGGCCTGTGGTACGTCGCCGAGCTGCTCGGCCCCGAGGAGCAGGAGCGGGCCCGGCGCGAACTGGAACTGCTGCTGCCCGGCAGCACCCGGCCGTACGTCGGCTCGGCCGCCTTCCGCGAGCTGACCGCCCCGGACGGGCGGGCGCTGCCGACCCGGGACCGGGCGAGCTGCTGCATGTTCTACACGGTGCGTCCCGAGGACACCTGCGACACCTGCCCGCGCACCTGTGACGCCGACCGGGTCGCCAAACTCACCCTCGCCACCGCCGGCTGA